A single window of Salvia splendens isolate huo1 chromosome 6, SspV2, whole genome shotgun sequence DNA harbors:
- the LOC121809465 gene encoding guanine nucleotide-binding protein-like NSN1 translates to MVKKSKKSKSKRVPLRKKYKIIRKVKEHAKKKTKEAKKLGINKKTKVEKDPGIPNDWPFKEQELKALEVRRQKAIDDLEAKKAARKERARKRKLGILEDEEIKEGEEGVNEKPTNVTRKVDSSEKAFYKELVKVIEASDVILEVLDARDPIGTRCFDMEKMVLSAGPDKRLVLLLNKIDLVPREAAEKWLKYLREELPAVAFKCSTQEQKSNLGWKSAPKTGKGGKGKTGKASNLLQTSDCLGAETLIKLLKNYSRSHEIKKSITVGIIGLPNVGKSSIINSLKRSHVVNVGATPGLTRSMQEVHLDNNVKLLDCPGVVMLKSAANDASIALRNCKRIEKLDDPIGPVKEILKLCPDKVLVTLYKIPSFDSVDNFLQKVATVRGKLKKGGVVDVDATARIVLHDWNEGKILYYTMPPKRNADEPSEARIVTELGKEFNVDEVYGSETTFIGSLKSVNDFNPVEVPSNSPLNFDMTMLEDKEPPQANDVDQPMESGDEDEKATSVKEKSATVRQNEKLYAEEGMLNTKRRKADKQRRKKENQPSAMEHDGNDDYDFKVDYVESAMETGDDVEADETKNNKFGLPSGVELDNE, encoded by the exons ATGGTGAAGAAGAGCAAAA AGAGCAAGAGCAAGAGGGTGCCGCTTAGGAAGAAATACAAGATTATAAGGAAGGTCAAGGAGCACGCGAAGAAGAAAACCAAAGAGGCTAAGAAATTGGGGATCAATAAAAAGACCAAAGTAGAAAAGGATCCCGGCATCCCCAACGATTGGCCTTTCAAGGAGCAGGAGCTCAAGGCCCTCGAGGTCCGCCGCCAAAAAGCAATTGACGACCTAGAAGCAAAGAAAGCCGCTCGGAAGGAGAGG GCTCGTAAGAGAAAATTGGGGATTTTGGAGgatgaagaaattaaagaagGAGAGGAGGGGGTGAATGAGAAACCCACTAATGTTACTAGGAAAGTAG ATAGTTCGGAGAAAGCATTCTACAAGGAGTTGGTGAAAGTCATTGAGGCTTCCGATGTCATATTGGAGGTTCTTGATGCCCGTGATCCCATTGGTACTCGCTGTTTTGACATGGAAAAGATGGTGTTGAGTGCGGGACCGGATAAGCGTCTTGTTCTCCTCCTGAATAAAATAG ATCTTGTTCCTCGGGAGGCTGCGGAGAAGTGGCTCAAATACCTTAGGGAGGAGTTACCTGCAGTTGCCTTTAAGTGCAGCACCCAGGAACAAAAGTCAAATCTTGGGTGGAAATCAGCTCCAAAGACTGGTAAGGGTGGAAAGGGGAAGACTGGAAAGGCTAGCAATCTTCTGCAAACGAGTGACTGCCTAGGGGCTGAAACTCTTATTAAGTTACTGAAAAACTACTCAAGAAGTCACGAG ATCAAGAAATCTATTACGGTTGGGATTATAGGACTCCCTAATGTTGGTAAAAGCAGTATAATTAATAGCTTGAAAAGATCTCATGTTGTCAATGTTGGAGCAACTCCGGGGTTGACTAGATCTATGCAAGAGGTTCATCTTGATAATAATGTTAAATTATTGGACTGCCCTGGTGTGGTGATGCTCAAGTCTGCAGCAAATGATGCTTCAATTGCTCTCAGAAATTGCAAAAGAATCGAAAAATTGGATGATCCAATTGGTCCTG TCAAGGAAATCCTAAAGCTTTGTCCTGATAAAGTATTGGTAACTCTTTACAAGATCCCAAGTTTTGATTCTGTCGACAACTTCCTTCAGAAGGTTGCTACAGTCAGGGGAAAGCTTAAAAAGGGTGGTGTTGTAGATGTTGATGCTACTGCAAGGATCGTTTTGCACGACTGGAATGAAG GTAAAATTCTGTATTATACCATGCCTCCCAAGAGGAATGCAGATGAGCCTTCTGAGGCAAGGATTGTCACAGAACTTGGGAAGGAGTTTAACGTAGATGAAGTTTATGGCAGCGAAACAACTTTTATAGGCAGTTTGAAATCTGTGAATGATTTCAATCCAGTTGAAGTTCCTTCTAATTCCCCATTGAACTTTGACATGACAATGCTTGAG GACAAAGAACCACCTCAAGCCAACGATGTAGATCAGCCCATGGAATCTGGTGACGAAGATGAAAAAGCTACTTCTGTGAAGGAGAAATCTGCTACTGTGAGGCAAAATGAAAAGCTGTATGCTGAGGAAGGCATGCTAAATACAAAGAGGAGAAAAGCAGATAAGCAAAGGCGGAAAAAGGAAAATCAGCCGTCTGCGATGGAACATGATGGCAACGATGATTACGACTTCAAGGTTGACTACGTGGAGTCAGCCATGGAAACTGGAGATGATGTCGAAGCCGATGAAACTAAGAACAACAAATTTGGGCTGCCTTCTGGAGTAGAGTTGGATAATGAATGA
- the LOC121806792 gene encoding vesicle-associated membrane protein 722-like: protein MGQQSLIYSFVARGTVILTEYTEFTGNFTGIAAQCLQKLPASNNKFTYNCDGHTFNYLVEDGFTYCVVAVESIGRQIPIAFLERIKEDFTKKYGGGKAATAVANSLNKEFGPKLKEQMQYCVDHPDEISKLAKVKAQVTEVKGVMMENIEKVLDRGEKIELLVDKTENLRSQAQDFRTQGTKMRRRMWLQNMKIKLIVLAIIIALILIIVLSVCGGFNCGSK, encoded by the exons ATGGGGCAGCAGTCGTTGATCTACAGCTTCGTGGCGCGCGGCACCGTGATCCTGACCGAATACACCGAGTTCACCGGCAACTTCACCGGGATTGCGGCGCAGTGCCTCCAGAAACTCCCCGCCTCCAACAACAAGTTCACCTACAACTGCGACGGCCACACCTTCAACTACCTCGTCGAGGATGGATTCA CATACTGTGTCGTGGCTGTTGAATCTATCGGAAGACAGATTCCTATTGCATTTCTTGAGCGAATCAAGGAGGATTTTACTAAGAAATATGGTGGAGGAAAGGCTGCCACAGCTGTTGCCAACAGCCTGAATAAAGAGTTTGG GCCCAAATTGAAAGAGCAAATGCAGTACTGTGTTGATCACCCAGATGAGATCAGTAAACTTGCAAAGGTGAAAGCTCAAGTTACAGAAGTTAAAGGAGTCATGATGGAAAACATTGAAAAG GTGCTTGACCGTGGAGAGAAAATTGAGCTCCTTGTTGATAAAACTGAGAATCTTCGCTCTCAG GCTCAAGATTTTAGGACGCAAGGAACGAAGATGAGGAGAAGGATGTGGCTGCAGAACATGAAGATAAAGCTGATAGTTCTTGCCATTATCATTGCGTTGATCTTAATCATAGTTCTATCGGTGTGTGGTGGATTCAATTGCGGTAGTAAATAA
- the LOC121806302 gene encoding RNA-binding protein FUS-like, which yields MDRYQKVEKPKPESPVNENEIRITSQGLVRNYLSYASTLLQERQVKEIVLKAMGQAISKTVAIAEFLKRRVPQLHQDTAISSISITDTFEPIEEGLQIVEQTRHVSMISITLSTKELNQSSPGYQGPSNVEQTKQKYNNYKPQQLQHQPPRQALGVYNAGNVDQTKQQYNNYQPQQQNQPPRQAHAIYNADTNGRGRGRGRGRGRGWQRGGYSNYQENDGYNGGYSNSGGYNGGYPNSGGYNGGYSGGYSNSGGYAGRYSNWGRGGSRGGYGGGYRGAGYGRGRGRGVGGRGYGGRGRGGMGGRATQRVGGNQE from the exons ATGGATAGATACCAAAAGGTGGAGAAGCCGAAGCCTGAATCTCCTGTTAACGAGAATGAGATCCGTATCACGTCTCAAGGCCTTGTTCGTAACTACCTCAGCTACGCTTCCACCCTGCTTCAG GAGAGACAAGTGAAAGAGATTGTCTTAAAGGCAATGGGTCAGGCAATAAGCAAAACTGTGGCAATTGCAGAATTCTTAAAG AGAAGAGTTCCTCAACTGCATCAGGACACTGCCATCAGCTCAATCAGCATAACTGATACCTTCGAACCCATTGAAGAGGGCCTTCAGAT TGTGGAGCAGACTCGCCACGTGTCCATGATTTCAATTACTCTCTCGACTAAAGAGCTTAACCAGAGCTCTCCCGG GTATCAAGGTCCATCTAATGTGGAGCAAACTAAACAGAAGTACAACAACTACAAGCCACAGCAGCTGCAACATCAACCTCCTCGACAAGCACTTGGAGTTTATAATGCTGGTAACGTGGATCAAACTAAACAGCAGTACAACAACTATCAGCCACAGCAGCAAAATCAACCTCCAAGACAAGCACATGCAATTTATAATGCTG ATACTAATGGACGAGGAAGAGGCCGTGGTCGAGGGAGGGGGCGAGGTTGGCAGAGAGGTGGATATTCAAACTACCAGG AAAATGATGGCTATAATGGTGGCTATTCTAATTCAGGAGGCTATAATGGTGGATATCCTAATTCAGGTGGCTATAATGGTGGCTATTCTGGTGGATATTCTAATTCAGGTGGCTATGCTGGCAGATATTCCAATTGGGGCCGAGGTGGTAGTCGTGGAGGGTATGGTGGGGGCTATCGTG GTGCTGGATATGGAAGGGGCAGAGGTAGAGGTGTAGGTGGCAGAGGCTATGGTGGCCGTGGGCGTGGAGGAATGGGTGGTCGTGCGACTCAGAGGGTTGGTGGCAACCAAGAATAG
- the LOC121807220 gene encoding uncharacterized protein LOC121807220 — protein sequence MQILQWLLKLAEQETSRIATPITKNTLQKRKKKTSENKVLPIASSSDQSWSSNELADSDKTKKKKKATTKKAVSRMKELLKRAVNWKKGGSKQVDYDADSPKMRFRDDEIEKWINTIEKWITTDSEFVVLELSPTTSSCG from the exons ATGCAG ATCCTTCAGTGGCTATTGAAGCTAGCAGAACAAGAAACTTCGAGAATAGCAACTCCCATCACTAAAAATACGTtgcagaagaggaagaagaagacatcGGAGAATAAGGTTTTACCCATAGCTAGTTCGTCTGATCAGTCCTGGTCGAGCAACGAGCTCGCTGATTCAGACAAgacgaaaaagaagaagaaggcgaCAACGAAGAAAGCAGTTTCGAGGATGAAGGAGTTGCTCAAACGGGCTGTGAATTGGAAGAAGGGAGGCTCAAAGCAGGTGGATTATGACGCGGATTCTCCAAAGATGAGGTTTAGAGATGATGAGATAGAAAAGTGGATCAACACTATAGAAAAGTGGATCACCACTGATTCTGAAT TTGTTGTGCTGGAACTGTCACCAACAACTTCATCGTGCGGCTGA